A region from the Lolium perenne isolate Kyuss_39 chromosome 4, Kyuss_2.0, whole genome shotgun sequence genome encodes:
- the LOC127296521 gene encoding F-box/FBD/LRR-repeat protein At1g13570, producing MPPFLLRLKLCASWWRRKLLSAFKRKQKPEIQISRLPQEIVDVVISFLPMRDAARTSVISSEWRQGWERYPKLTLNSETMLGTKRGDIYYAPKVKAQKYREKFIENVHALMRHHQGFGVEEFVLEFGLNEKDAHHIDSWITHAASMRLKRLVIDLSVLPRDFDADLENYAFALQLLGEIGPVKHLHVLQLRNLSVKPLGDFRGFLNLTMLELQRVHVAADDLESLLCKCPALERLALNTCGRFVSLRIGHQLHRLEHLSLGSSTLVENLQINAINLKTISHGYNIRKIVVRKDSKITEVIANMNTVPGFRICIGYKDTLQYIFTGLPSALPCLEKLSLRIYENIQTSGVPKCASRFMHLRHLTLSIDLGFYGKFDILRLVHVLEAAPVLEHFELNIGVLVMSCHDCDELLPSVDSVPSQPHDHLKTASFQGFIFNKDLIALALYILRSAESLELMMVRTKHASGRWIADHFLRREDPRNVVNIIT from the exons ATGCCGCCGTTCTTGCTCC GTCTGAAGCTTTGCGCTAGTTGGTGGCGGCGCAAACTTCTTAGCGCTTTCAAGAGGAAGCAGAAGCCCGAGATACAGATTAGCCGTCTCCCTCAG GAAATTGTGGATGTGGTGATCTCATTTTTGCCAATGAGGGATGCTGCGAGAACAAGCGTGATCTCGAGTGAGTGGAGACAAGGATGGGAGAGGTACCCCAAGCTAACCCTGAACTCCGAGACAATGCTTGGCACTAAAAGGGGGGATATTTACTATGCTCCCAAAGTAAAAGCACAAAAATACAGGGAGAAATTCATCGAAAATGTCCATGCTCTGATGCGACACCACCAGGGTTTTGGGGTGGAGGAGTTTGTGCTGGAGTTTGGGCTCAACGAGAAGGATGCACATCATATTGACAGTTGGATAACCCATGCTGCCTCTATGAGATTGAAACGACTTGTCATCGACTTGAGCGTACTGCCGCGGGACTTCGACGCTGACCTGGAGAATTATGCATTCGCTTTGCAGCTTCTAGGTGAGATCGGCCCAGTAAAGCATCTCCACGTTCTTCAACTAAGAAATCTATCTGTGAAGCCACTCGGTGATTTCAGAGGGTTTCTGAACCTTACAATGCTTGAGCTGCAACGTGTGCATGTTGCAGCGGATGATCTCGAATCGTtgctctgcaaatgccctgctcttGAGCGGCTAGCACTTAACACATGCGGACGATTCGTTTCCTTGCGGATTGGCCATCAGCTCCATCGGCTGGAGCATTTATCTCTTGGCAGTAGTACTTTGGTGGAGAACCTACAGATCAATGCCATCAACCTGAAGACAATTTCACATGGTTACAACATCCGGAAAATAGTTGTGAGAAAAGATTCTAAAATCACTGAGGTTATTGCAAACATGAATACCGTACCTGGGTTCCGCATATGCATTGGTTATAAAGACACACTACAGTATATATTTACTGGCCTTCCCAGTGCTTTGCCCTGTCTAGAGAAGCTATCATTGCGTATCTACGAAAACATACAG ACATCAGGAGTACCAAAATGTGCGAGCAGATTCATGCATCTACGGCACCTAACCTTGAGCATCGACCTCGGCTTCTATGGCAAATTCGATATTCTCCGACTTGTTCACGTGCTAGAGGCTGCTCCAGTTCTGGAACACTTTGAGCTAAAT ATCGGTGTACTCGTGATGTCTTGTCATGATTGCGACGAATTGTTACCGTCGGTTGACTCGGTTCCCAGCCAGCCACATGACCACCTCAAGACGGCCTCATTCCAAGGGTTTATATTCAACAAGGACTTGATCGCGCTGGCCTTGTACATCCTGCGCAGTGCTGAATCGCTGGAGCTCATGATGGTGCGAACAAAGCATGCATCTGGCCGCTGGATCGCTGACCACTTTCTTCGCCGAGAGGACCCCCGAAACGTCGTGAATATTATTACGTGA
- the LOC127296522 gene encoding uncharacterized protein: MVPAWVLLKRRIYIEHDATASGCASEAGEEQMGGETAGGAGEEAMGGESAGGSAKDSMGAGEPGKKSMGGAISAEPGKKSMGGAISAEPGKKSMGGASACGSGKESMGRAGGIVERRQDITDAILHYLQSLKPDPHFANPLEVSALRLLRPTESIPRLCGGITSAFIVSADKNLVALYAGPYRAGTDLKGGYLIYDASKNSLSTIPKPPYDYSRNELGLGAVVVTLVGEEDTYCLCELTKIRDSDPPEAALCTWRPSSQEWMVEVASFPTELSPPNYFFMADMCFSYQGSILCWVDLFKGMVVCRSMLQIGGRPELSFIPLPRECATYDCSGEGSEPPRRAEEFRSIACVGGSIKLVTMNGYGQRPGHELSLTIWTLSMDLGGWNKGKEYRVRDIWASEAYLSLGLPNILPSFPVLSMDKDDVVCLVVTHWNRAVDGKVEYRGQYLLCVDMQHNKVFLRSTNTEQLRSQLFASECSAYPHCLEDHQGKFKARKVGSSGKMGML, encoded by the coding sequence ATGGTCCCTGCTTGGGTCTTGCTCAAGCGCAGAATTTACATCGAGCACGACGCGACAGCTTCCGGTTGCGCGAGCGAAGCAGGAGAAGAGCAGATGGGAGGCGAGACCGCGGGCGGAGCAGGAGAAGAGGCGATGGGCGGCGAGAGCGCGGGCGGATCAGCAAAAGATTCGATGGGCGCGGGCGAACCAGGAAAGAAGTCGATGGGCGGCGCGATCTCGGCCGAACCAGGAAAGAAGTCGATGGGCGGCGCGATCTCGGCCGAACCAGGAAAGAAGTCGATGGGCGGCGCGAGCGCGTGCGGATCAGGAAAAGAGTCGATGGGAAGAGCGGGCGGAATTGTAGAGCGCCGCCAAGACATAACTGACGCCATCCTCCACTACCTGCAGAGCCTGAAACCAGATCCACATTTCGCCAATCCACTGGAAGTATCTGCCCTTCGCTTACTGCGACCGACAGAATCCATCCCGCGGCTATGCGGAGGTATCACGTCCGCCTTCATCGTGAGCGCAGATAAGAACCTGGTCGCCCTCTATGCCGGCCCTTATCGTGCCGGCACCGATTTGAAAGGAGGCTATCTGATCTACGACGCCAGCAAGAACTCCCTCTCGACCATCCCCAAGCCTCCATATGACTACTCCCGTAATGAGCTTGGGCTCGGAGCCGTCGTCGTGACCCTTGTGGGCGAGGAGGACACCTACTGTCTTTGCGAACTCACCAAGATAAGAGACTCTGACCCTCCTGAAGCTGCACTCTGCACCTGGCGGCCGTCCTCACAAGAATGGATGGTCGAGGTTGCGAGCTTCCCTACCGAGCTGTCCCCGCCCAACTACTTTTTCATGGCTGACATGTGCTTCTCATATCAAGGCTCCATCCTCTGCTGGGTGGATTTGTTCAAAGGAATGGTGGTTTGTCGCTCGATGCTTCAGATTGGTGGCCGCCCAGAGCTCAGCTTTATCCCGTTGCCTCGAGAGTGTGCTACCTATGACTGCAGTGGCGAAGGGTCTGAACCTCCACGGCGGGCAGAGGAGTTCCGTTCCATTGCCTGTGTCGGTGGAAGCATCAAGCTCGTCACCATGAATGGCTATGGTCAGCGGCCTGGACATGAATTATCGCTGACCATCTGGACTCTGTCGATGGACCTCGGTGGTTGGAATAAAGGTAAGGAGTACCGTGTGAGAGACATCTGGGCGAGCGAGGCCTACCTCTCGTTGGGCTTGCCAAACATCTTGCCATCGTTCCCCGTGCTGAGCATGGACAAGGATGATGTCGTCTGCCTAGTCGTCACTCACTGGAACAGGGCAGTCGATGGTAaagtggagtacagaggccagtatttgCTTTGTGTTGACATGCAGCATAACAAGGTCTTCCTCCGTTCAACAAATACAGAGCAACTACGTTCCCAACTCTTTGCCAGTGAGTGTAGTGCATACCCACACTGCTTAGAGGACCACCAG